A part of Pseudomonas sp. MYb118 genomic DNA contains:
- the puuE gene encoding allantoinase PuuE, which produces MSADYPRDLIGYGSNPPHPHWPGNARIALSFVLNYEEGGERNILHGDKESEAFLSEMVAAQPLQGARNMSMESLYEYGSRTGVWRILNLFKQFDIPLTIFAVAMAAQRHPDVIRAMVQAGHEICSHGYRWIDYQYMDEAQEREHMLEAIRILTEISGERPLGWYTGRTGPNTRRLVMEEGGFLYDSDTYDDDLPYWEPNTPTGKPHLVIPYTLDTNDMRFTQVQGFNKGDDFFEYLKDAFDVLYAEGAEAPKMLSIGLHCRLIGRPARLASLKRFIEYAKSHEQVWFSRRVDIARHWHQTHPYKGAAQ; this is translated from the coding sequence GTGAGCGCTGACTATCCTCGCGACCTGATCGGTTACGGCAGTAACCCTCCGCACCCGCACTGGCCGGGCAATGCCCGCATCGCCCTGTCGTTCGTGCTCAACTACGAGGAAGGCGGCGAACGCAACATCCTGCACGGTGACAAGGAGTCCGAAGCCTTCCTGTCCGAGATGGTCGCCGCCCAGCCGTTGCAGGGCGCGCGCAACATGAGCATGGAGTCGCTCTACGAGTATGGCAGCCGTACCGGCGTGTGGCGGATTCTCAACCTGTTCAAGCAGTTCGACATCCCGCTGACGATCTTCGCCGTGGCCATGGCCGCCCAGCGTCACCCGGATGTGATCCGCGCCATGGTCCAGGCCGGCCACGAGATCTGCAGCCACGGCTATCGCTGGATCGACTACCAGTACATGGACGAAGCCCAGGAGCGCGAGCACATGCTCGAAGCGATCCGCATCCTCACCGAGATCAGCGGCGAGCGTCCGCTGGGCTGGTACACCGGCCGCACCGGCCCGAATACCCGCCGGCTGGTGATGGAGGAAGGCGGCTTCCTCTACGACAGCGACACCTACGACGACGACCTGCCCTACTGGGAACCGAACACCCCGACCGGCAAGCCGCACCTGGTGATCCCGTACACCCTGGACACCAACGACATGCGCTTCACCCAGGTCCAGGGTTTCAACAAGGGCGACGATTTCTTCGAATACCTCAAGGACGCCTTCGACGTGCTCTACGCCGAGGGTGCCGAGGCGCCGAAAATGCTCTCGATCGGCCTGCACTGCCGCCTGATCGGCCGTCCGGCGCGCCTGGCCTCGCTCAAGCGCTTCATCGAATACGCCAAGAGTCATGAACAGGTGTGGTTCAGCCGCCGCGTCGACATTGCCCGCCACTGGCATCAAACCCACCCGTACAAAGGGGCTGCCCAATGA